The Cryptomeria japonica chromosome 9, Sugi_1.0, whole genome shotgun sequence DNA segment ACCCTTGCATATAAGCTCTTTTAAGTGTTGGAGTTCTTTTATATTGTCTTTTAGAGAGATTTAGATATGGGAAATGAGACGATGAGGTTCTAATTTGTTTTAATTATTACAACTTTGACTCTCAATTTGTACAAATAATATATTATAGTTTACTCAACTTTTTACTCAacttgcattattattttcttataaatTTATGACAATCTACATGTAATAACTTAAATCATGACAGACTACGTAATGAATTTGACATATTATAAAAATTTATTCATGTAAGACTAAATCTTATTCAAATTGAACAACCACCATCAATATCTTATGGATTTTCATGTGAAATGATGGTTATTGTTCAATATTAAAGAGATTAATGCTTAAAGACACTTGTTTGCAAGtaaaatagaataattatttaCTACTTTGATGTGTACATAAGGTGTAAAATTGACTATTGATGTTTAAGTTGATTGTTAAAAGGTATTCTTAAGAACATATTttttcattttaatattattttctacaAGTAATCCCACAATAGTGTGTCCCACTTGTGGGGCATCTTGATTTTTTCTAAGATGGTTGGGTTTGACTAAAGGGGGTTATATAAAAAACCCTCAAACAATCCACCTTAGATAAAATCTTTAGCCTTAAACCAAACTCTTGATAGAGTCTCCTCTATGAGATAAATATGTTAATAAAAAATAACTCTTCTTCACATTTAGGGGGATCAAATTAGGTCATTAGAAATTCATGTAGTGTTTAAATTAGCTTTCTAAAAATTTAATATGTATTATATTTTCtagtatttaattttaaatttaatttaatttaatttaatctattatGAAAAATCAATGGTCTCTACCCAAgaaactaacaaaaaaaaacaaaattgttaaaaaatatcaaaaaatgtaTTACACTTTACATGACTATACTCTTTTCAATCAAAAAGAGAACTTTAGCTTTTCACTCTAGTTAAATacgaaaaataataaataaagaaaatatttattttatatctaAATCTAAATATCTAGAGGACATTCACAATTGGATATTCATTGCTTCAATCAGTGTCTTCAATAATATCATTAGCAAGGCTCTTTCTTTGAAGTTGTGCATTCATCTATCACAATTTATTTTTCCTAAATAAATTGGTTTCATTGATTCTaagtatatctttgatggtattatTATAGTCTAAGAAGGCTTGGAATGTGCTCAAAGATCAAAATTGTAGGCTTGATTCATCAATATTGAATTTTCTATATCCTACAAGAATATTGAGTGACCTCTTTTTATCATTGTACCTCAAGCTTAAATAAGATTGGGTCACACCTTTTGCAATCTATTTCCATTTTTTATTTAGATGAATGAAGTTGCATCACTATCAATGGACATAAATCTAGTGCATTAAAAAATTTAGGTTCATCTCTCAAGGATTTAGTCTAGCCCCCACTCTTTATGTGCTTGCTATGAGGGATTTAGATATATTCTAGCCAATTCTTCTTCCCAAAATTTAGTCAAAAACATTTACTCTCATAATTCCTTAGATAAATTGGTAAACATAAATGTTGCTAATGTTCCTTTTTTGACTCTTTTGAAAGACAGAGGTAACATCAAACAAGCCCTACATTATCTAGATATTTTCTATAAAGTGTTAGATTATATTAATATATGGTATAAAAATGAATTTTATAGAGAATATTTCTTACCTTAATCCTCCCTAGATCAATACTTTTGAGTGGATTTGGATTGGTATGAGCAATTTTTTTATAATCCTAGGTATCCATTTAACCTTTCAAGCATCCCATCCTCTTTATGTTAGGTTTtcatcactgtaatgaaaaataatTTGGAATATTATATTATCAAATGTGTTTCTCTAGTAGGGAGAATTCTATATATTATCGAAGATGTTGACATCTACTCATGTTTACTACTCCTACTAGGTTTCTTTGAAAATTTACTACGAAAATCTTGAAAAGGTTCTTAATGATTACCTTTGGGTCCTATTTAGGATAATAAATGTTTTTATCATGTGGATTGAGAGTTTTTGTCTTTGTCATGAATTAGAGGGTTGGGTTTGATTTCTACTCAATGAAAAGGATTAGCCTTCTATTCCAAATGGATTATCTACACTCTTGCAGATAATGCACCATAAGAACTATTTGTTATCTCATTGTATTTATATAACCATTCCCTATGTGAGTAAAAATTAGAATGGGATTAGTATTGAAAGTCTTCCCATCATGAAATTTATTGTCCAAATTTAGGGTAAATTAAGATTAAAAGAATTTGACCAAGCAAAAAAAAGATTAAAAGAATTTGGAGAGCCTAGGAAACCATTAAAATTTAGTTCATCTAGAATGGAAATAAATTTTGTATAGAAATTTTTATTACTCAATAATATATATGGTGCTCTCCTATTATCTCTTGACAATATTGAAATCTAGCCAATAATACATGGGTCCATGATATGAGATTTCTTAAGATGGGAATTTAGACCATTTTGGATATGTTTTCTAGAAATATTAGGAATTTTTATACATTTTTTAAGCCAAAGACCAAAGTATAGTTTTCATTATCCAACTATGACCTTAAAACCTTCTAGGTTTCTATTGACTGTGTGTCTCTATTTATAATTTAGAGGATTGGGGTTTTTCATTTAATCCTTGGTGGAATGATTAGAAAATATATCCCAGCACACCATTTTGTAACTATACACCTTACAAGGGCTATTTTTGGTTCTCTATATATTTTTTTCTATGGTTCCAATTTTAAACCAAATATGGTTTCTATAATCCTCTTTGATTTCTTAGTACCACAAGTTTCAAACTATTTTTTCAATTATTCTAAATTCAAAGCTTTCTCATTTTTCTTAGTGTATTATTTTTAAAGGCCTTACAGTTGGTTCTAGATTAATTCATGTTAGGATCAAGAATCCTCGATACCTATTTTTGGTCATCAAGAAACTTTCaagaacattttatttatttttgattagaTCTCAACTTGTGTGGGAATGGAATCATGATTTTTGAAACACTTTCAATTTTAGCAATTCTCATGGAATATGGTTTTGTTAAGAGGTTGACCTAGAATCCACTCTAGATTTGGCATGCTTTTAAGATGAAAATTATTTTTAACATATGGAAggataaaagtttttttttttttaatatttatttgagttCTAATTTCTCATGTTGCAATAAGGTAATGGTTTTTTTAAATGTACCCCTATACATCTAAGTGTAAGCCAACAAGGTTACACTTAATGTGGCACATCCTTAGGCTCTCCTAGATAATTGGGGCAATATATTGGATACATTATTTCTAGAGTTGATATAGCTCCTTCCTCTAGCTAAGTTCATTCTCCTCCTTGTGGGCATCATTGGCGAGGTAGGACTCACTTTTATAGTATTGAACATGACACATGTTATCATGCTTATCAACCTCTTGTATGAAGATCAGTGACTAGTCTCAAAGAGGATGGTCTCAATCCACCCACCATTTCTCTACTTTGACATAAGCTTCTATTCTTGGACTTGGTAGTTGGATATACTCTAGTAAATCTCATTCCTTTCTCTTTCTATAGTGCctattcatgatactcattctcttaatgatgaaaaatgatgatgatggtAATGATGGTTAGGATCCTCTCATGGATACTTTGGACCTCTTTGATCTCTGCACTAAATCAAATGATATTGACCTCCCTTAAAACTTTTCCTACTAATGCTTTTGTCTTGCCTCATAGTGCCCTATTATGATGTTTGAGTTTGTTCCTATTTACACTTAGGGATGTAATTTTTTTCAACTACCTTTTTTTGTGAATGTGTAATATTATTGTATAAATAGTAATTCATAAAATTACTCATTAATAAAATAGGCACTAAACAACATGTTGTCAATAAAACTAGAGTAGATGCAagataagaaaaaaaatataaagtatGCACTATTTTGATTTACCGTGATATTGTCTTTGATTATAAGATATTACACTTAAATTCATTTCTacttattaattttttataaaaaaatcctaatttttacttCATACAATAGCTTATCTACTTATTTTTCTAGAGACTTTTTTAAATTTCTACCAGACGATTTTCTTGATGTATTCTATAATAAATTATTACATATGACATGGTCACCACTCTCACATTCTAATTTtagattaaaaatttattaaattaatagttaCATATGATATTAGATCTAGTTATTTGATTTTTAAATACTACAAACTCAATTCATTTTTTCTTTCATTAATATTCATTATAATTTTTGAaaaatcataataatttactataaGATATCATCCCATAATTTACATATGAATATTTTAGGTACTTTATAATAGTAATTTTAGTATTAAATACTTAATATATATTgatcttaattttcaatttaaaattttaatataaataagtATGGTATAATATCAAGTTTCATTTATTCATAAAATATGATTCAATGAGTTGAGAACTTACATATTAAAAAATACCTTTTACTTGTGAATGATATAATATTGTGTAGTAAAGAACTTAATTACCTTTACTTTGAGAAGACAATCTAAAAGAacaaaaatttcaagagattttattattattataatatatcatACGAATGAGGGATCTCATCTTGGATCACAATGATTCAACAAGGGTTTGAACATTGGTGGTCACAACAACAATGTCACCACTTAGATAATAAATTATGAGGTGAATCCCATAATAGGTGTTCAGTAAATCTTATAATATTATACTACTTTTTTTAACAACTATAATATTTAGAAATATTACTAATTACAATAAATAAATGAaagtttcaacaatttttcatgGTTAATAGTCATTTTTGTTTAATAAAATCTTAATGATGTTTTATAGATTGTGACAAAAATAATTGAACTGTAGAAATACCATaattctaattttcaaaaaaaattataatatcattgaaaaaaaatattttgattctcTCTTTTATTCATATTCTTTTTGAGTGGAATGTTGTTGCTAATTGTTTTGCTAAATGGTATTCTAATGCTAGAATGTTATGGATTGAGGATCTCTTTCTTTAGTCTATAGCTCACAACTTCTTCAGTTTGTCTTgttcttgttgtctttttgttttcttattctcctttgagattttctaggaatggaggtggttttgtaacaaacctttttggatttttatttcttAGACTTTAATAAAACTATTTCTATATGGAAATATTTATGTAATTCTTCAGTTTCTAATTTAATATAGTTTTTTTGTCAAAAATATATTATCTAAAAAGATAAATTGATTTTATAATCCTATCATAAAAGTGGAAGGCAATGTATCTTAAAATTATGTTGATTACTTCCATTAGAATGCAATTAAACTAGTATActtagggttctattttatttggagtaataaaataacacttccacaaaagctgaaacgtggcatatttcatgcatttacatgtcatttgcatgtcaaattgtttcaaaaatggatttttgtttacggatattttgatgtcattgaaatgtcaaattgtttcaaaaatggatttttgtttatggacattttgatgtcattgtagatgcctctcccTATAACTCTTGGCATAATTGTGTGCTTTGGAGACAAACTGCAACTTGTAAGAATTTTAAGGGTTATTACTAAAGATTCTAGGAAAAACCTATATtaagaaaaaataagaagaatgtaaaatgaatgtatttaataaaaaataaacagatattaaaaaaaattaagctaTTAATGAAGAGGGAAGCGAAAGGACGAAACCAGTACCACGTTAGCATTAATTTACACTGGCCAATTAATAGTTTAACGTGTAACGTGCCCAGAAATAAATACATAATGCGTGGAAATTGAAACTTGCCTGGTCCCCCGAGAATGAGAATGACGCCCCAAATTCATGTAAATTCTTCATACAAACTCCCCTTCTCTTTAAATGTCCTGTTTGCTCTCGACAGTTACGCCTCATCGGCCTGTTAAGCTCTTAAATATGGATTTACAGATGGTTACAGATTAAAAATCTTTCGGCATTTATTAGGGTTTGAAATTTTAGTTAGAGCGAAAGATGGTGAAAGTTACAGAAGTTTTCTCCTCAAGTTAAGTTATTAGCGTTGAATTAATGAAAGAAGCCTGCGGATTAGGAAGCGAATACATCATGTGATGTTGATTATGGAGTAAAAAGAATGGAGGAAGAGTAAATGGCGGAAACCTGGTTAAAGCGTTAGACGAGGTCAAAAGCTTTACGAAACCGGCTGATTTGGAATAAAATACGGAAAGGCATCCATGGATGTGTATATATTATTATAATGCTGCTTTCTGTAGCGGCAAATGCAATCGAACGTAGATCTAGAGAGGCACGTTGAGTAATAAAGGAGGTATGCTGTGCACAAGTAGAGCATGGGATAATGGATACCTCAGACTTGCCTGACACACCACGCACACCTCCATTCCAGCTAAAGATAAAAGCTTTTTCTTTTAAAAGGAACCGGAGCCACTGTGCACAGCATAAGCACATCTGCTTTCTGGATTTAGAATAGGATTTTCGCCATGACGGATCCTGTACAAAGCCTGTGGTCTCTGAAAATTGAAGGGCAGTCTTTCCTTTACTGAGAAAAGAGGTCAACGCTTTTATTTCAGCTATTTCATTGTGTGTTTTCGTTGACGCCATGCTTTAAGCCGTCTGAGATGTGCATAGATGATGCGAGGGTTTGTACTTGTAGTTGTAGTCAATTTCATTTGTTATTGAAAAGTTTCTACGGCTGATATGAAGGAAGCTGTCTGCGGAGGGTGATATGAAGGCCAGAGGTGAACCAGGCTTGTGAAATCATGTGACAAGAGCAAAGCATGACGGAAGGAGAAAACGCAAGCGATCTGTCAAGTTCTTTAACTTTGAGAATTAGTAATGAAAATTGTGGAGAATCTGATCTGACAGCGGAGCACATGGCCGAAGGTATCAGCAGTAGTCTTGATTGTGGAAGCGCTTTCAAATTCGGAAATATTCATGAACAGGGGCAAATATTTTTTCCTCTAGTGTTAAACAGCGAAGGAAATGTGGAAAGGTCTACGAGTAGGGAAAGAGGAATTGCAATACACAACAAATCTTTTCGCTGTGAATCAGAAAAAGATGCGGGAATGGGAAAGTGGCTGGAGTTAGGCCTTGGATCGATTCACACCGTTTCAAAATGTCCTCCGCTTGTACAGCACAGTTATATGAGTTTCACACAAGATTCTTCTCCTGCAAATAAAGAACAGACTTCCAGGTTAAATACTCGGAATCAGCCATTAATTCCTAAGCTTAGCCCTCAAATAGATTACCAGTTTCCTTATGGACTCACTTACGGCAGAGGAATGGCTTCAACCCTGCCCTCTTCTTCTTGTGATTTGGACAGGAACAGATTGTATTGCTCTTCAAAAACGAAAATTTCAGCGGAGTATCCCTCGCACAAGCATGGAGAAAGGAAATTTGAAGATAGACACGGCTCCATGATCAAAACATCAGGCGATAACTTCATGTACCAAAATTCACAGCAATCGGCGGTTCTACAGAACGTGAGGGACATAATACAATCTCGGAGGCCGTGGACCAGCGATGGCGAGTTCGCATGGATCAGATCCGGTGACTTTAGACCAGCTATTTCAGATATCTCAGTTGGAAGAAAATTGTCTTCAAATGGCCTGCCCGCCACAATCCAGTACCAAAGCTCGAAATGTATACAGCCAATGGCGACATACAAAGGACAGCACAAACAAATTTCGGCTCAATTCACTGGAACACAACCAATTACCACAAATATTTCTCAGACTGAAAATGGAAAGGCTTTCAAGCCTAGGAAACGCGAAGGCGGCGTATGGTTCAGATTGCAAGTCGCGCCTACAAAGTAAGACGATCGATCAATGGATGTAACGTCATTTTTATTGATTTCTTATATATTCTTATCATGTTTGTTGTGATTTGCTTTCAGGGATGGAGATCGCCTGTTGCCGCAAATTTCGAAAACCTATTTAAGAATTAAGTAGGTCTTAACAACCTTATTCCGCGTTTTTGTTACAATTTTGGAGCACTGTTATAACTATAAAACACAAATTTTTAGGGTACTGTTATAACCGTAAAACATAAATCTTTAGGGCATTGTTATAACTGTAAAGCATAAATTATTAGGGCACTGCTTTAACTGTAAAACATAAATCTGCTGGACAGAAACTGCTCTGACTGGCTGAAATTTATTGTTACAGGGATGGAACGACAACTGTACTTCTGGTGAAAAAGTACTTGGCAAGCAAGTTAGGGTTGAAGAGCGAATCAGAGGTACCTTTCAACAACCCACCTGCATTGTTTTCCTGTTTTCCATCTACCTAATTTCTTTAATTAAAATCGAAATGTGAGGAAAAACTGCAAAAAACTTGTATTCGAACTGTAAGTCCTCCTGAAACAACCTGAATAACATCATATCAACAAATCTTTTATGATGACATGAATTGACTGGCTAACGGACAATAGCTTAAAAACAAAACTTTAGAATGTACGTATAGCATAGATTTAAATGTATCGGTAGGAAGATAGATGACAACTGTTGCTACAGAATCTGTGGAACGCAGGCAGTATTTTCTGTAAAGCATGGCCGACAGATATTCGTTGTCAAATTTTCAGATAGTAAATAATCTAGATTTTACCCCTTAATTCTACCGTTAAAATTCTATCTGGGAATTGGCTACCTTATAACAAATGGTTTAGGATTCGTATTATTAAGAACATTCGTACGAATATGCAGAAGGATGAAACTTATGTTTGCACGGGCACCCCACTATCTAGATTTTTTTTCTGGTTTCTGACATTCAGCTTTTAAGATATTCTATTACTTTTGTTTTTTTAGAATTAAATCACaacctcacatacaacatattcttTTATTTGAATGTGGATTTATCCTTTTTATgataaaatctcattttcttgagttaACCACGTTGAAACTACAATTATTAAGGTTTAAAAAGATAATGACGACATACATAATATTTTGATAAGTATATTAAAGATTAATATGTATGTAAATTGTcttaataattatataaaaaagTATTATACAAATTTTTTATTATTGGAAATATAGAAGTTTTTTAATGTTTGTATATTCTTTTATAAATTTACAAGTTCAGTCTTTTTTTCATCATCTATTTTTATAGAAAATTAATGGAGTTTTATAGGgtcttctagaaaataagaaagCACTATCtaccaaaagaaaaatacttttaaaATGCTAGCATCTAGCAAACAA contains these protein-coding regions:
- the LOC131077035 gene encoding uncharacterized protein LOC131077035, which gives rise to MTEGENASDLSSSLTLRISNENCGESDLTAEHMAEGISSSLDCGSAFKFGNIHEQGQIFFPLVLNSEGNVERSTSRERGIAIHNKSFRCESEKDAGMGKWLELGLGSIHTVSKCPPLVQHSYMSFTQDSSPANKEQTSRLNTRNQPLIPKLSPQIDYQFPYGLTYGRGMASTLPSSSCDLDRNRLYCSSKTKISAEYPSHKHGERKFEDRHGSMIKTSGDNFMYQNSQQSAVLQNVRDIIQSRRPWTSDGEFAWIRSGDFRPAISDISVGRKLSSNGLPATIQYQSSKCIQPMATYKGQHKQISAQFTGTQPITTNISQTENGKAFKPRKREGGVWFRLQVAPTKDGDRLLPQISKTYLRIKDGTTTVLLVKKYLASKLGLKSESEIEITCRGQAVLPLLTLQHVRDEIWCSSMKKESNQSKTSSASFLSKYSNECLMVLNYQRSLSAQ